The following are encoded in a window of Actinomycetes bacterium genomic DNA:
- the rplK gene encoding 50S ribosomal protein L11, translated as KVAGLIKLQIQAGAANPAPPVGPALGQHGVNIMEFCKAYNAATESQRGQVIPVEITVYEDRSFTFILKTPPAARLILKAAGVDKGAANPRTTKVATITKAQVREIAETKMADLNANDVENAMLIIEGTARSMGVTVSE; from the coding sequence GAAGGTCGCAGGCCTGATCAAGCTCCAGATCCAGGCCGGCGCCGCCAACCCCGCTCCGCCCGTCGGGCCGGCGCTGGGTCAGCACGGCGTCAACATCATGGAGTTCTGCAAGGCCTACAACGCCGCGACCGAGTCGCAGCGCGGCCAGGTCATCCCGGTCGAGATCACGGTCTACGAGGACCGCTCGTTCACGTTCATCCTCAAGACCCCGCCCGCTGCGAGGCTCATCCTCAAGGCTGCCGGCGTCGACAAGGGCGCCGCGAACCCGCGGACCACGAAGGTCGCGACGATCACCAAGGCGCAGGTCCGCGAGATCGCCGAGACCAAGATGGCCGACCTCAACGCCAACGACGTCGAGAACGCCATGCTCATCATCGAGGGCACCG